The segment GTAAAACACTGCAACTCGATATGGCGCTGCAATGCACCTTTCAAAGCATAAGCTGTGGCCTTGAACAATAATTGCTGAATAGCCGGTGAAGATTTTGCCAATTGATCTACTGCATCATATGAAATACGCAGGAAACGACTGGCCGTTAATGTTTCAAGAAAATATAGCGATGGGGTTTGAGTAAGAAAGCTATCAGCCACTCCGCTGAAAGAAGGAGGATAAGTAAACACGATCGTGGCTTCTTTGTTGCCATCACCTATGTAAAAAGCACGCTGTAATCCTTCCAGTACAAAATAAAGATGGCGTTCTGTTTCACCGGCGGCAGTAAGAATTGTTTTCCGCTTCACCGTTAACGGTTGCCAGCCGGATGTAAAACGTTCCAGCTCCGCTACAGGTAGTGGATAGATCTGTTGAACATATTGTTTCAGCAATTCAATTTCCATCCCGCTAAAGATAAGCAATGGGTGCTATGCAAAAAAGCAGATCAGTTATTTTCGGGATTACCTGTGCAGTTGATCAGCAGGTAACCAAATCCGGTTCCTGTTGGTACAACATAGATATGAGCCCACATTAAGTCGTTCATAAAAAATGATTTTAATAATGATATAAACGAAACTGATGTGAAGATAGATTGCAGATACCCCGAAATCAATCGCA is part of the Lacibacter sediminis genome and harbors:
- a CDS encoding Crp/Fnr family transcriptional regulator produces the protein MEIELLKQYVQQIYPLPVAELERFTSGWQPLTVKRKTILTAAGETERHLYFVLEGLQRAFYIGDGNKEATIVFTYPPSFSGVADSFLTQTPSLYFLETLTASRFLRISYDAVDQLAKSSPAIQQLLFKATAYALKGALQRHIELQCFTNEEKFRTLLQRSPHILNLVPHKYIASYLGMDATNFSKLLGSVKL